A genomic stretch from Patagioenas fasciata isolate bPatFas1 chromosome 10, bPatFas1.hap1, whole genome shotgun sequence includes:
- the INKA1 gene encoding PAK4-inhibitor INKA1 isoform X2, translated as MPGTRQAPHQPGGAPGPAPRPPCPPRPGSAADSACSLEPGGEEEERGCPAARSPPASERSLEFDSGYSEASGGTWREEEVPVRRRHPPPCQRAHRLSAGPTAPPPAPTRRARPKSTSDACLEQWRSLEPADTQDWTVALLSQSRNRQPLVLGDNCFADLVENWMDLPEVGAEPRRRTPAEPSRRLAKPPAFLLSLSGNVRRKLANMARPRGAEGARPGGREATKRFSCPLGLGGQPKGACFHQSHSNIAQLATDFHRFTALMNSRSRQPIICNDVIGYI; from the coding sequence ATGCCCGGCACGCGGCAGGCGCCACACCAGCCGGGAGGGGCACCGGGGCCGGCCCCccgccccccgtgccccccacgcCCCGGTTCAGCCGCGGACTCAGCCTgcagcttggagccggggggcgaggaggaggagaggggctgCCCAGCTGCCCGCTCTCCCCCAGCCAGCGAGCGCAGTCTGGAGTTTGACTCAGGGTATTCAGAGGCATCGGGGGGCACATGGCGGGAGGAGGAGGTGCCCGTGCGACGGAGGCACCCACCGCCCTGCCAGCGGGCACACCGGCTCTCCGCTGGCCCCACCGCCCCACCACCCGCGCCCACCCGCCGTGCCCGCCCCAAATCCACGTCGGACGCCTGCCTGGAGCAGTGGCGGTCGCTGGAGCCGGCTGACACACAGGACTGGACTGTGGCACTGCTGTCGCAGAGCCGGAACCGgcagcccctggtgctgggtgACAACTGCTTCGCTGACTTGGTGGAGAACTGGATGGACCTGCCTGAGGTGGGTGCTGAACCCCGGCGCCGAACCCCCGCCGAGCCCTCCCGCCGCCTGGCCAAGCCCCCCGCCTTCCTGCTCAGTCTCTCAGGCAACGTACGCCGTAAGCTGGCCAACATGGCCCGGCCCCGGGGTGCTGAGGGTGCGCGGCCGGGGGGCCGTGAAGCCACCAAGCGTTTCTCCTGCCCGCTGGGGCTTGGGGGGCAGCCCAAGGGTGCCTGCTTCCACCAGTCCCACAGCAACATTGCCCAGCTGGCCACAGACTTCCACCGCTTCACCGCCCTCATGAACAGCCGCAGCCGCCAGCCCATCATCTGTAACGACGTTATCGGCTACATTTAG
- the INKA1 gene encoding PAK4-inhibitor INKA1 isoform X1, with product MHSARLDAVPGQLGAERRCRQEAGAALRAHMPGTRQAPHQPGGAPGPAPRPPCPPRPGSAADSACSLEPGGEEEERGCPAARSPPASERSLEFDSGYSEASGGTWREEEVPVRRRHPPPCQRAHRLSAGPTAPPPAPTRRARPKSTSDACLEQWRSLEPADTQDWTVALLSQSRNRQPLVLGDNCFADLVENWMDLPEVGAEPRRRTPAEPSRRLAKPPAFLLSLSGNVRRKLANMARPRGAEGARPGGREATKRFSCPLGLGGQPKGACFHQSHSNIAQLATDFHRFTALMNSRSRQPIICNDVIGYI from the exons atgCACAGCGCCCGCCTGGACGCCGTCCCGGGTCAGCTCGGCGCCGAACGG CGGTGCCGGCAGGAGGCGGGGGCGGCACTGCGGGCGCACATGCCCGGCACGCGGCAGGCGCCACACCAGCCGGGAGGGGCACCGGGGCCGGCCCCccgccccccgtgccccccacgcCCCGGTTCAGCCGCGGACTCAGCCTgcagcttggagccggggggcgaggaggaggagaggggctgCCCAGCTGCCCGCTCTCCCCCAGCCAGCGAGCGCAGTCTGGAGTTTGACTCAGGGTATTCAGAGGCATCGGGGGGCACATGGCGGGAGGAGGAGGTGCCCGTGCGACGGAGGCACCCACCGCCCTGCCAGCGGGCACACCGGCTCTCCGCTGGCCCCACCGCCCCACCACCCGCGCCCACCCGCCGTGCCCGCCCCAAATCCACGTCGGACGCCTGCCTGGAGCAGTGGCGGTCGCTGGAGCCGGCTGACACACAGGACTGGACTGTGGCACTGCTGTCGCAGAGCCGGAACCGgcagcccctggtgctgggtgACAACTGCTTCGCTGACTTGGTGGAGAACTGGATGGACCTGCCTGAGGTGGGTGCTGAACCCCGGCGCCGAACCCCCGCCGAGCCCTCCCGCCGCCTGGCCAAGCCCCCCGCCTTCCTGCTCAGTCTCTCAGGCAACGTACGCCGTAAGCTGGCCAACATGGCCCGGCCCCGGGGTGCTGAGGGTGCGCGGCCGGGGGGCCGTGAAGCCACCAAGCGTTTCTCCTGCCCGCTGGGGCTTGGGGGGCAGCCCAAGGGTGCCTGCTTCCACCAGTCCCACAGCAACATTGCCCAGCTGGCCACAGACTTCCACCGCTTCACCGCCCTCATGAACAGCCGCAGCCGCCAGCCCATCATCTGTAACGACGTTATCGGCTACATTTAG